The following proteins come from a genomic window of Paenibacillus swuensis:
- a CDS encoding 2-hydroxyacid dehydrogenase, with product MTKCKRMVILTAQGRNTFTEEQALRLEAAGDVSFVTATYALPDTELVQMLGDAEIAGLTPRSVPVIGASWLDRAPRLQGIAVFATGVDYIDTELLRARGIALSHLPDYSTVSVAEHTMGMLLTMSRRIHLSQDRVRGRVPASTSVQGWELRVKTLGIVGLGRIGSYVAKLASAFEMRVLAYDPAPRTSEYAQLVTKEELLSSSDIVSLHYPSYWQAPPDFGAAELSRFKSGAWLLNASRWALVDSEAVIAAIEAGQLRGYALDEIFPLPDRAAKLIEEGRILQTGHTAWYSAEVIARGYETWVDNLVGLATGEPRNLTQPVGTEGKGGHRL from the coding sequence ATGACGAAATGTAAACGGATGGTCATCTTAACCGCGCAAGGCAGGAATACCTTCACGGAAGAGCAAGCGCTGCGGCTGGAAGCGGCGGGTGACGTGAGCTTTGTCACGGCTACCTACGCGTTACCAGACACCGAGCTCGTCCAGATGCTCGGCGACGCCGAGATCGCCGGATTAACGCCGCGCTCGGTGCCGGTCATCGGCGCGTCGTGGCTGGACCGCGCGCCGCGGCTCCAAGGCATCGCCGTCTTCGCCACCGGTGTCGATTACATCGACACCGAGCTGCTTCGCGCACGCGGCATCGCGCTCAGCCACCTGCCCGACTACTCCACCGTGTCCGTGGCCGAGCACACCATGGGGATGCTTCTCACCATGTCGAGGCGTATCCACCTGAGCCAGGACCGCGTCCGCGGCCGGGTGCCCGCATCCACGTCCGTGCAAGGCTGGGAGCTACGCGTCAAGACGCTCGGTATCGTCGGCCTCGGCCGCATCGGAAGCTACGTCGCGAAGCTCGCTTCCGCATTTGAGATGCGCGTGCTGGCCTATGACCCGGCACCGCGCACAAGCGAGTACGCACAGCTTGTGACGAAGGAGGAGCTTCTGAGCTCCTCCGACATCGTTTCGCTGCACTACCCGAGCTACTGGCAAGCGCCGCCGGATTTCGGCGCGGCCGAACTGAGCCGCTTCAAGAGCGGGGCATGGCTGCTGAACGCGTCCCGCTGGGCGCTGGTCGATTCAGAAGCCGTTATTGCCGCGATTGAAGCGGGACAACTGAGAGGATACGCGCTAGATGAGATCTTCCCGTTGCCGGACAGGGCGGCAAAGCTGATCGAGGAGGGGCGTATCCTGCAAACGGGTCACACGGCGTGGTATTCAGCCGAAGTGATTGCCCGGGGCTACGAAACCTGGGTGGATAACCTGGTGGGTCTTGCCACGGGGGAGCCCAGGAACCTCACACAGCCGGTCGGCACAGAGGGCAAAGGAGGACACCGCTTATGA
- a CDS encoding transposase yields MPDAEITFEQFKKKYHCESVCVSVLHAAKWPNGFQCPRCACRHVTVITTRRLPLYECRGCKYQSSLLRGTVIEGSRTSLHKWFQALFLIGSPTCSINAVQLSKLISVTYKTAWLILHKLRHAIRHGDATKLLTGLVEVISSVYNPRDSFFRWTERKPKKHQHPVIVGAGFYGGVSYVKFKQVYTSPQHRNRAMDHSDFAHFLHEHVHSTVKFPFVHNQFNHHKASDTLNMISDSVTQRINQRYFGVSGKHLQAYLDETSFRLNHSLRPNRAVSRLFRLFISTPTITYKQLIASAAPTIAHVSAA; encoded by the coding sequence ATGCCGGACGCGGAAATCACTTTTGAACAGTTTAAGAAAAAATATCACTGTGAGTCTGTTTGTGTTTCTGTGCTGCATGCCGCGAAATGGCCTAACGGCTTTCAATGCCCCCGTTGCGCCTGCCGACACGTAACTGTAATTACGACTCGGCGTTTACCTCTTTACGAATGCAGAGGTTGCAAGTATCAGTCATCGCTCCTGCGCGGTACGGTGATAGAAGGCAGCCGAACTTCATTACATAAATGGTTTCAAGCTCTTTTTCTGATTGGAAGTCCTACATGCTCCATTAATGCCGTACAACTATCTAAATTAATCTCGGTCACTTACAAGACAGCCTGGCTCATTCTGCACAAACTCCGTCATGCTATTCGACATGGAGACGCAACTAAACTCCTTACGGGACTTGTTGAAGTCATATCCTCTGTTTATAATCCTCGTGACTCTTTCTTTAGATGGACGGAGCGTAAGCCTAAGAAGCATCAGCACCCTGTTATTGTTGGAGCGGGCTTTTATGGCGGCGTCAGTTATGTGAAGTTTAAACAAGTTTATACTTCGCCTCAACACCGTAACAGAGCCATGGATCACTCTGACTTTGCTCATTTTCTCCATGAACACGTTCATTCGACAGTGAAGTTCCCTTTTGTACATAATCAATTTAATCACCACAAAGCCAGTGATACCTTGAACATGATCAGCGACTCCGTGACCCAACGAATTAATCAGCGATACTTTGGGGTGAGCGGGAAACACCTTCAAGCTTATCTGGATGAAACCAGTTTCCGTTTGAATCATTCTCTGCGACCTAACCGCGCAGTTAGCCGATTATTTAGATTGTTCATTTCTACACCCACGATTACATACAAGCAGCTCATCGCTTCTGCTGCACCAACCATAGCGCATGTTTCGGCTGCATAA